A stretch of Elusimicrobiota bacterium DNA encodes these proteins:
- a CDS encoding polysaccharide biosynthesis protein, translating to MQFLLSNRAFLLRRTIIILSHLSVVVISNLFAFYLRFDGNLPNHYWELFVSSLPYLILIRGFIFFLFRLYGGIWQYPSVQDFLSIITAVSASTLVFFLAVKFLLGLEGYPISIFIMDSLVLTILVGTLRLTKKVYRYAVGRKGQKPLLIYGAGDAGEAVVRDIHNDPSSVYDPIGFIDDNAVKRGAHIRGVPILGTRADLEKILEDCKPVEILIAMPSVSPQQLRSIVKTLQPYSIRIKILPGLRAVLEGRVLFNQARDIVVEDLLSRQPVMMKDDEGLKKYLKGKVVLVTGAGGSIGSELSRQIASYKPGRLLILDRYENNIFWLSQDIKTQFPELVTECLIGDVVDSQRIDEIFERYRPQVVFHAAAHKHVSLMEDNPLEAIKNNILGTKNVADSANRFGVDSFVLISTDKAVRPLSVMGMTKKVAELYVSGFNGTSRTKFVIVRFGNVLGSNGSVIPLFERQIKNGGPVTVTHPEVRRYFMLIPEAVHLVLQSASLGDKGDMFVLEMGEQIRVADMARNLIRFMGHIPDEEIKILFIGLRSGEKMYEELYDSARETLSQTSREGVLRVCSKVRLDRTSIQSIMQKFIAVVNNGSEDEAGKILASVANGESSDREFSSSNQQSLTPPQFRSTGLNGGDQLFPMVK from the coding sequence ATGCAATTTTTATTAAGCAACAGGGCCTTCCTTTTAAGAAGAACGATTATTATTTTAAGCCACCTTTCGGTTGTCGTTATATCCAACTTGTTTGCCTTCTATTTGCGTTTTGATGGTAATTTACCAAACCATTATTGGGAGCTTTTCGTTTCCAGTCTGCCTTATTTGATTCTAATAAGGGGTTTTATTTTTTTCCTTTTCCGACTTTATGGCGGCATTTGGCAGTATCCCAGCGTTCAGGATTTTTTAAGCATCATCACGGCTGTTAGCGCTTCCACCCTTGTTTTTTTTCTTGCGGTTAAGTTTTTACTTGGACTGGAAGGCTACCCCATCTCTATTTTTATTATGGATTCCTTGGTTTTGACGATTCTTGTCGGAACCCTGCGTTTGACTAAAAAAGTTTATCGATATGCTGTCGGCCGCAAAGGACAAAAACCATTGTTGATTTATGGGGCGGGAGACGCCGGCGAAGCGGTGGTAAGAGACATCCATAATGATCCTTCTTCCGTTTACGATCCTATTGGGTTCATTGATGACAATGCGGTTAAAAGAGGCGCGCATATTCGCGGGGTGCCGATCTTGGGAACACGGGCAGATTTGGAGAAAATTTTAGAAGACTGTAAACCCGTAGAAATTCTTATTGCCATGCCTTCGGTCTCTCCTCAGCAGTTACGCTCTATTGTTAAAACTTTGCAGCCCTATAGTATTCGAATAAAAATATTGCCGGGCTTAAGAGCGGTCCTTGAGGGACGGGTATTGTTTAATCAAGCCAGAGATATTGTTGTTGAAGATTTATTGTCTCGACAGCCGGTTATGATGAAGGATGACGAGGGCTTGAAAAAATATCTTAAGGGTAAAGTTGTTTTAGTCACCGGCGCCGGCGGTTCCATAGGTTCAGAATTGTCCCGACAGATTGCGTCTTATAAACCAGGCAGGCTGTTGATCTTAGATCGTTATGAAAATAATATTTTTTGGCTGTCGCAGGATATTAAAACGCAATTTCCAGAGCTTGTCACCGAGTGCCTTATCGGCGATGTCGTGGATAGTCAGCGTATAGATGAAATTTTTGAAAGATATAGGCCTCAAGTTGTATTTCACGCTGCGGCCCATAAGCATGTTTCTTTGATGGAAGACAATCCTCTTGAGGCAATCAAAAACAATATATTGGGCACCAAGAACGTCGCCGATTCAGCCAATCGTTTCGGCGTCGATAGTTTTGTATTGATTTCAACAGATAAGGCTGTACGTCCGCTTAGCGTCATGGGAATGACCAAAAAAGTTGCTGAATTGTATGTTTCCGGGTTTAATGGAACAAGTAGAACTAAATTTGTGATTGTTCGATTTGGCAATGTTTTGGGCAGCAACGGGAGCGTTATCCCTTTATTCGAGCGGCAGATTAAAAACGGGGGGCCGGTTACTGTAACCCATCCTGAAGTAAGAAGATATTTTATGCTTATCCCTGAGGCGGTACATCTTGTGTTGCAATCCGCTTCTTTAGGGGACAAGGGTGATATGTTTGTGTTAGAAATGGGAGAGCAGATTCGAGTTGCAGATATGGCCAGAAACTTAATACGGTTTATGGGGCATATCCCAGATGAGGAGATTAAGATTCTTTTTATAGGGCTTAGGTCTGGAGAAAAGATGTATGAAGAGCTCTATGATTCAGCAAGAGAAACTTTGAGCCAAACATCGCGTGAAGGAGTTTTGAGGGTTTGTTCCAAGGTTCGACTGGATAGAACGTCCATCCAGTCGATAATGCAAAAATTTATCGCCGTTGTTAATAACGGCAGTGAAGATGAAGCCGGAAAGATACTGGCGAGTGTAGCAAACGGTGAATCATCGGATCGTGAATTTTCGAGTTCTAATCAGCAATCGTTGACCCCGCCCCAATTCAGGTCCACGGGATTAAATGGCGGGGATCAATTGTTTCCGATGGTAAAATAA
- a CDS encoding glycosyltransferase — protein sequence MPQKPKLLLVTKLYHPWIGGVEKHVQDLAEGLAKDFADDFGVKVLCCDERPSFSSLFEISNLKFEMIGGIPVYKAPSLGRLWSMPISPAFPFWLKKLSKEADIVHFHLPFPLAVFSYWLLRVFNLKSQISNFKLVATWHSDIVRQKLAALLLAPWTRWFLKQTDRIIVTSNNLLKNSPSLRDFKDKCSVIYLGIKIEDFAATPEVVSKAETIRKTHGNKPILLFVGRLVPYKGLKYLLEAMSMLESEAKLLIIGEGPLRARLEQQAKKLGLNGKVSFLGALKGQNLVPYYHACDVFVLPSITNNEAFGLVQLEAMACGKPVINTNLPTGVSEASLDSQSGLTIPFIDAESLNKAIEKIITNEMLKTKFGQTARQRAEKFFSIKQMFTTTTLLYHQVL from the coding sequence ATGCCTCAAAAACCAAAACTCCTCCTCGTCACCAAACTCTATCACCCCTGGATCGGCGGCGTGGAAAAGCACGTTCAGGACTTAGCCGAAGGCCTGGCTAAGGATTTCGCTGATGACTTCGGCGTCAAAGTTCTCTGCTGCGATGAACGCCCTTCTTTTTCTTCTTTATTTGAAATCTCAAATCTCAAATTTGAAATGATCGGCGGTATTCCCGTTTACAAAGCCCCCAGCCTCGGCCGCCTCTGGTCCATGCCCATCAGCCCGGCTTTCCCCTTCTGGCTCAAAAAACTGTCCAAAGAAGCTGATATCGTCCACTTTCACCTCCCCTTCCCCCTCGCTGTCTTCTCTTACTGGCTCCTCCGTGTTTTTAATCTGAAATCTCAAATATCAAATTTTAAATTGGTCGCTACCTGGCACTCCGACATTGTCCGCCAAAAACTAGCCGCCCTCCTGCTTGCTCCCTGGACCCGCTGGTTCCTAAAACAAACCGACCGCATTATCGTCACATCCAATAATCTGCTCAAGAACTCGCCCTCATTGCGCGATTTCAAAGACAAATGCTCGGTTATTTACCTGGGCATTAAAATCGAAGATTTTGCCGCAACGCCGGAGGTTGTGAGCAAAGCCGAAACCATACGCAAAACCCACGGCAATAAGCCCATTCTGCTCTTTGTGGGCCGCCTGGTGCCCTACAAGGGCCTTAAATACCTTTTAGAAGCCATGAGCATGCTCGAATCCGAAGCCAAACTGCTTATTATCGGCGAAGGCCCGCTCAGGGCCAGACTTGAACAACAAGCAAAAAAATTGGGTTTAAACGGCAAAGTATCCTTCCTGGGAGCCCTGAAAGGCCAAAACCTGGTTCCCTATTACCATGCCTGCGACGTCTTCGTCCTACCCTCCATAACCAATAACGAAGCCTTCGGCCTGGTGCAACTGGAAGCCATGGCCTGCGGAAAACCGGTGATCAACACCAATTTGCCGACCGGGGTATCAGAAGCTAGTTTAGATAGTCAATCAGGCCTAACAATTCCATTCATCGACGCTGAATCTCTAAACAAGGCTATAGAAAAAATCATCACTAATGAAATGCTGAAAACAAAATTTGGACAAACGGCCAGGCAACGGGCTGAAAAATTCTTTTCCATTAAACAGATGTTTACGACAACTACCCTGCTTTACCACCAGGTGCTATAA
- a CDS encoding nucleotidyl transferase AbiEii/AbiGii toxin family protein, which translates to MKDQIIEELQREKNPARRLRALREELQYLTLRILSQAGFFSDFAFMGGTALRILYDLKRFSEDLDFSAAPGKEQKVSFENYGDSLPKTLEQLGFSVTAKTKTIGAVRSSFLRFSDLWWRLDPAVPKNQILAVKVEADSNPPLHAKAIVTPVQRKFLFNILQHDLPSLFSGKLCALLLRKYTKGRDWYDFIWYRTRKTPVNGKHLAAGYRQATEVQVEANPAWLAERLKHRIAGLDIEIVKRDLRPFLEDVAELDVFSKESLMRLADNIDVINSA; encoded by the coding sequence ATGAAAGATCAGATCATCGAGGAACTTCAACGAGAAAAAAACCCTGCTCGCCGCTTACGGGCTTTGCGCGAAGAACTTCAGTACCTTACCCTACGGATTCTCTCGCAAGCAGGGTTTTTTTCGGACTTCGCTTTTATGGGAGGTACGGCGCTTAGAATCCTCTACGATCTGAAGCGATTTTCCGAAGATCTCGACTTTTCCGCAGCTCCGGGCAAAGAACAAAAGGTTTCTTTTGAAAACTATGGCGACTCCCTGCCCAAGACTCTCGAGCAACTCGGCTTTTCCGTAACCGCCAAAACAAAAACTATCGGCGCCGTGCGGTCGAGTTTTTTGAGATTCTCCGACCTCTGGTGGCGCCTGGATCCGGCTGTGCCCAAAAATCAAATTTTAGCGGTCAAAGTGGAGGCGGACTCAAATCCCCCCCTTCATGCCAAAGCGATCGTCACTCCTGTTCAACGAAAATTTCTATTCAATATTCTCCAGCATGATCTGCCCTCGCTGTTCTCCGGCAAGCTGTGCGCGCTTCTGCTGCGTAAATACACAAAGGGGAGAGATTGGTACGATTTTATCTGGTACCGAACGCGCAAAACTCCGGTCAACGGCAAACACTTGGCCGCGGGGTACCGCCAGGCGACAGAAGTGCAGGTTGAGGCCAACCCCGCCTGGCTGGCGGAACGCCTCAAACACCGTATCGCAGGCCTGGATATTGAAATCGTCAAAAGAGACCTGCGGCCCTTCCTGGAGGATGTTGCCGAACTCGATGTTTTTTCCAAAGAAAGCTTAATGCGGCTGGCTGATAATATCGACGTCATTAATTCAGCATAA
- the tsaE gene encoding tRNA (adenosine(37)-N6)-threonylcarbamoyltransferase complex ATPase subunit type 1 TsaE translates to MPPRRFTSRSEQKTMALAKKILDICMTKNIRLILLSGNLGSGKTVFVRGLAKAMGVKRPVKSPSFVLIQEYQGAKANLVHADLYRLDKAPDLEGIGLSEYLENPKNIVAIEWAEKLPPAWPIPAKTLTLSFHPGRTNNRRVIHIKTFPLLISKV, encoded by the coding sequence ATGCCCCCCCGCCGATTTACTTCCCGCTCCGAACAAAAAACCATGGCCTTGGCCAAAAAAATTCTCGATATTTGCATGACAAAAAATATACGCTTAATCCTACTCTCCGGCAATTTGGGCTCCGGTAAAACCGTTTTTGTCCGTGGCCTGGCCAAGGCCATGGGCGTCAAACGCCCGGTTAAAAGCCCCAGCTTTGTTCTGATTCAGGAATACCAAGGCGCAAAAGCCAATTTAGTCCATGCTGATCTTTACCGCCTAGATAAAGCCCCGGACCTTGAAGGCATCGGTCTATCCGAATACCTGGAAAACCCTAAGAACATCGTGGCCATTGAATGGGCGGAAAAACTACCCCCCGCCTGGCCCATCCCCGCCAAAACCCTTACCCTGTCGTTTCATCCCGGCCGAACAAACAACCGGCGCGTCATCCACATTAAAACGTTTCCACTACTTATATCAAAAGTATAA
- the waaF gene encoding lipopolysaccharide heptosyltransferase II has product MSISDPKNIRRILIVKLCCIGDIVQMTPALRALKMRFPQAQMDFLCASWVQNIAQRVPGINEVILWDEPYKTISWAEGLFSFLRLARELSRRRYDLAFIGHRSPVFGALAFFSRIPLRAGFKSGINLFLNHPVLFNPQIHETQRYLAIAQALNIPSTGQEYSLDLKGDEQASAQKIAEQAGLDLSLRPIAIFPGGGQNPGTSMKIKRWEKEKYAELIKQLPPQILLLGNQSDHELCSWLKNATDPTGNSVFNLAGQTTITELLGLLKNCRLVIGGDSGPLYLAAALGTPTLMLFGPSSPNLVAPPGPNHRQLWKQVSCSPCYTPDTVYDRSRFKSNEFICWTQTHDCLKTLSVNEVSQAVREILSARDPISTQR; this is encoded by the coding sequence ATGTCCATATCTGACCCCAAAAACATCCGTCGCATTTTAATCGTCAAACTCTGTTGCATTGGCGATATTGTCCAAATGACCCCGGCATTGCGCGCATTAAAAATGCGTTTTCCCCAGGCTCAAATGGATTTTCTCTGCGCCTCCTGGGTTCAAAACATCGCCCAGCGCGTCCCGGGCATTAACGAAGTCATCCTGTGGGATGAGCCGTATAAAACGATTTCCTGGGCCGAAGGCCTGTTCTCGTTTCTGCGCTTGGCCCGAGAATTGTCCCGGCGACGTTATGATTTGGCTTTTATCGGGCACCGCTCCCCGGTATTTGGCGCGCTGGCGTTTTTTAGCCGAATCCCCCTGCGCGCAGGCTTTAAAAGCGGAATCAACCTATTCCTGAACCATCCTGTCCTATTTAACCCGCAAATCCATGAAACACAACGCTATTTGGCCATTGCCCAGGCTTTAAACATCCCGTCAACCGGACAAGAATACTCCCTCGATCTTAAAGGCGATGAGCAAGCGTCAGCTCAAAAAATCGCTGAGCAGGCAGGCCTTGATCTTTCCCTGCGTCCCATCGCCATATTCCCCGGCGGCGGGCAGAACCCGGGCACATCCATGAAAATCAAACGCTGGGAAAAAGAAAAATATGCGGAGCTGATCAAACAATTGCCCCCTCAAATTCTTCTTCTCGGCAATCAATCCGATCATGAACTCTGCTCATGGCTAAAAAACGCAACTGATCCCACCGGAAATTCCGTTTTTAACCTAGCCGGTCAAACCACCATCACCGAGCTATTGGGCCTTTTGAAAAACTGCCGCCTGGTTATCGGCGGCGATTCCGGGCCTCTTTATCTGGCCGCAGCCCTAGGCACGCCGACCTTGATGCTGTTCGGGCCGTCATCCCCCAATCTCGTGGCCCCGCCGGGCCCTAATCACCGCCAGCTATGGAAACAAGTAAGTTGCAGCCCCTGCTACACGCCCGATACTGTTTACGACCGCTCTCGCTTTAAAAGCAATGAATTCATTTGCTGGACACAAACCCATGATTGCTTAAAAACCCTGAGCGTGAATGAAGTTTCCCAAGCCGTCCGCGAAATCCTCAGCGCCCGAGATCCAATCTCAACGCAACGTTAA
- the mgtE gene encoding magnesium transporter codes for MDSLKLYTLFVPEIKSYLHSKDYWTLKKVLSEISPFELAEGWHEFADEEKVLLFKILTSNRALQLFEELDTKEQEFLLHNTRGADTTKWINSIALEEQLRLFGSRGERFYRQLQAQARKQRLPAHSPDRAPWPAGSTGALMQHEYFCVDPNWKANLTLERLQATARLKNVGELYTLYVSDKDNHLLGILSLRTLIAAPQDSKIGDIMWPAGLLRVQPETDQEEVAKMFTKYNLKSIPVVDRDNKLLGTVVIDDVLNVVQQEATEDIAKMAGTQADELTRMKIWQVALLRMPWLIITCGGQFVVAHVVKSFEDTLSKFIALASFMPFIAAMGGNIGTQSSTIAVRALATGEWKATDFRRSVSREGFVGLSLGLTYAVLGGLLAFALYGNRLGGLFPLTVALGMLTSMTIAAMLGGLWPFVLNRFKIDPATATGPLVTTLTDLISVGTYLFVASLFLR; via the coding sequence ATGGACAGCCTCAAACTTTATACCCTTTTTGTCCCGGAAATCAAGTCTTATCTTCACAGCAAGGATTATTGGACGCTCAAAAAAGTTTTAAGCGAAATCTCCCCCTTTGAATTGGCCGAGGGCTGGCATGAATTCGCCGATGAGGAAAAAGTTCTTCTTTTTAAAATCTTGACCTCAAACCGGGCCCTTCAACTCTTTGAAGAATTAGACACCAAAGAACAAGAATTTCTTCTGCATAACACCCGGGGCGCGGACACCACGAAATGGATCAATTCCATCGCCCTGGAAGAGCAGCTGCGGCTTTTCGGCTCGCGCGGCGAACGCTTTTACAGACAGCTTCAGGCGCAAGCCAGAAAGCAACGCCTCCCCGCCCATTCGCCGGATCGCGCTCCTTGGCCGGCCGGCTCGACCGGGGCCCTCATGCAGCATGAATACTTTTGCGTTGATCCCAATTGGAAAGCCAACCTGACGCTGGAGCGCCTGCAAGCCACGGCCAGGTTAAAAAACGTGGGCGAGCTCTACACGCTGTATGTGTCGGACAAGGACAATCATTTGCTCGGCATTCTTTCCCTGCGCACGTTGATCGCCGCGCCGCAGGACAGTAAAATCGGCGACATCATGTGGCCCGCCGGGCTTCTCAGGGTGCAGCCTGAAACCGATCAAGAAGAAGTCGCCAAAATGTTTACCAAATACAATTTAAAAAGCATCCCGGTTGTCGATCGTGACAACAAACTTTTAGGAACCGTGGTCATCGATGATGTTTTAAACGTGGTGCAGCAGGAAGCCACGGAAGACATCGCAAAAATGGCCGGTACCCAGGCCGACGAGTTAACGCGCATGAAAATCTGGCAAGTGGCGCTTTTGCGCATGCCCTGGCTCATCATCACCTGCGGCGGACAATTCGTCGTGGCCCATGTGGTCAAATCATTCGAAGACACTTTGTCCAAATTCATCGCGTTGGCGAGCTTTATGCCCTTTATCGCGGCCATGGGCGGCAATATCGGCACGCAATCATCCACCATCGCGGTCCGGGCTTTGGCCACCGGCGAATGGAAAGCCACGGATTTTCGCCGCTCGGTTTCCAGGGAAGGATTTGTCGGGCTGAGCCTGGGCTTAACCTATGCTGTTTTGGGCGGCCTTCTGGCTTTTGCCTTATATGGAAACCGACTGGGCGGCCTGTTTCCCCTGACTGTAGCCTTAGGCATGCTGACTTCCATGACCATCGCAGCCATGTTGGGCGGGCTTTGGCCCTTTGTTTTAAACCGCTTTAAAATCGATCCGGCCACAGCTACCGGCCCTCTGGTCACCACGTTGACTGATTTAATCAGCGTCGGCACGTATCTTTTTGTAGCCAGTCTTTTTCTGCGTTAA
- a CDS encoding WecB/TagA/CpsF family glycosyltransferase, with protein sequence MSVRTALVENNILSVRPLRLDRCESTKFFYGRMNEARDLLIEWAQGPRPRFHASLNANALYWAHHDALFRQALREADLVTPDGDSILLMGKRLGFPVAQKIAGIELAESLLSVCRFRRWGVCFVGRRAPALERLRHIVRQRYPGLPVLIEQWRDGAGFAEQLGERIRGENIRILLAGLPMPQQEIWLWRHRHILGAPLSMGIGGAFEVWAGLRRRAPLAWRQRKLEWLHRFLQEPWRRFGPMYRATFWLGAQLLSRRMVK encoded by the coding sequence ATGTCCGTTAGAACAGCGCTTGTTGAGAACAACATTTTGTCCGTGCGTCCGCTTCGATTGGATCGCTGCGAATCGACGAAGTTTTTTTATGGGCGAATGAATGAAGCGCGTGATTTGCTGATTGAATGGGCTCAGGGACCGCGTCCGCGTTTTCATGCGTCGCTCAACGCCAACGCGCTTTATTGGGCGCATCATGACGCCTTGTTTCGGCAGGCCTTGCGCGAAGCGGATTTAGTTACGCCGGACGGAGATTCGATTTTATTGATGGGGAAGCGGCTGGGTTTTCCCGTCGCGCAAAAAATTGCGGGCATCGAACTGGCGGAGAGCCTGCTGTCTGTTTGCCGATTCCGCCGATGGGGGGTTTGTTTTGTCGGACGCAGGGCGCCTGCGCTTGAGCGGCTTCGGCACATCGTTCGTCAGCGTTACCCGGGCTTGCCTGTTTTGATCGAACAATGGCGCGATGGAGCGGGTTTTGCGGAGCAATTAGGGGAGCGCATTCGCGGGGAAAATATCCGTATTTTATTGGCGGGTTTGCCCATGCCCCAGCAGGAAATTTGGCTTTGGCGTCACCGGCATATTCTGGGCGCGCCCTTAAGCATGGGGATTGGGGGCGCTTTTGAGGTTTGGGCCGGGCTTCGCCGGCGCGCGCCTTTGGCCTGGCGACAAAGGAAACTGGAGTGGCTGCACCGGTTTTTGCAGGAGCCTTGGCGCCGATTTGGGCCCATGTATCGGGCCACGTTTTGGCTCGGCGCTCAATTGTTGAGCCGGCGCATGGTAAAATAA
- a CDS encoding SpoIID/LytB domain-containing protein codes for MILFALLAWFSCVDAHGNGLEEAHSLYYQGRLDDAERAYYSASKNPALRAEAYKNLAVIYRDQGLHKKALALLKKARRLNPRDPRVAEQLAWSYWLRGKSQAAQNEAEYALRLSSSTLAQFTLGLGRLEQGKIREAKMILESLNKRASYFLPAYFELGRLYENEKNWNRAKQLYRSLAKLDYTYLEAKRPLERVTSELNIRTGHRPQASLIRSNGAREATPEKPNGRDENPDQERRIPLAHQRYITPRLRIGLGTSSGGNSLTNSGIMFRAKGPFRMYRKDGGRLIAEGQSGQIWQVRASTPEGSLTVIKPDGRKLGPFAKTIIIETDKSIFPILIHNVSYGHGFAWAGSQDRQYRGRIELTPDEKAGVIVVNDIILEEYLYSVLPGEMPPGIPQETLKAQAVIARSNALYRHETETAHPNQPYDLCDGQHCQVYVGLSGERPGERRAVNQTRGIILTHKGRVIHALFHANCGGHTQTAADIPDWLGEPYLQAVADTRSEPPQSPWATDLWLKSLPEAFCEISDHVHPLSFRWLWVINSSELEERLNRIQKIGRLKNILQLKRGPAGYLHNLRFIGTDGALTIRKEHEIRRVLAMGLVRSTMLAMDMRRDKKGRPQEIYLFGGGWGHGVGLCQGGAANLAETENYNYEKILRHYYADVRLETLKWGR; via the coding sequence ATGATTCTATTCGCGCTGCTCGCTTGGTTTTCATGCGTTGACGCTCATGGCAACGGCCTCGAAGAGGCGCATTCCCTTTATTATCAAGGCCGTTTAGACGACGCGGAGCGCGCTTATTACTCGGCTTCAAAAAATCCGGCGCTTCGGGCCGAGGCCTATAAAAATCTTGCCGTCATCTACCGGGACCAAGGGTTGCACAAAAAGGCCCTGGCTTTATTGAAAAAAGCCCGGCGCCTGAACCCCCGCGACCCCAGGGTGGCCGAACAATTGGCTTGGTCTTACTGGCTGAGAGGGAAAAGCCAGGCCGCTCAAAACGAAGCCGAATATGCGCTTCGATTATCCTCGAGCACCTTGGCTCAATTCACTTTGGGTCTGGGCCGGCTTGAGCAAGGGAAAATCCGCGAAGCCAAAATGATTCTGGAATCCTTAAATAAACGGGCCTCTTATTTTCTGCCGGCTTATTTCGAACTGGGCAGGCTTTACGAAAACGAAAAAAATTGGAACCGGGCCAAGCAACTCTATCGCTCCCTCGCCAAGCTCGACTACACTTATCTTGAGGCTAAACGCCCGCTGGAGCGCGTCACGAGCGAGCTGAATATCCGAACCGGGCATCGTCCTCAAGCTTCCCTGATCCGTTCCAACGGCGCGCGAGAGGCAACCCCGGAAAAACCCAACGGCCGGGACGAAAATCCCGATCAGGAACGCCGCATCCCGCTGGCCCATCAACGCTATATAACCCCGCGCCTGCGCATCGGTCTTGGGACTTCTTCGGGCGGAAATTCTCTGACGAATTCGGGCATTATGTTTCGCGCTAAAGGGCCTTTCCGCATGTATCGAAAAGACGGCGGACGATTAATCGCCGAAGGCCAAAGCGGCCAAATCTGGCAAGTGCGCGCTTCAACGCCGGAAGGCTCGCTCACCGTCATTAAGCCCGATGGCCGCAAGCTGGGGCCGTTTGCCAAAACAATCATCATCGAAACCGACAAATCCATTTTCCCCATCCTGATTCACAACGTTTCCTACGGGCACGGTTTTGCCTGGGCCGGGTCGCAAGACAGGCAATACCGCGGGCGCATCGAATTGACCCCCGATGAAAAAGCGGGCGTGATTGTGGTCAATGACATTATCCTCGAAGAATACCTCTACAGCGTTTTGCCCGGAGAAATGCCTCCGGGCATCCCTCAAGAGACCTTAAAAGCCCAAGCCGTGATCGCCCGGAGCAATGCGCTTTATCGCCATGAAACCGAAACCGCGCACCCCAATCAACCCTATGATCTTTGCGACGGACAGCACTGCCAAGTTTACGTGGGTCTCTCCGGCGAACGCCCCGGCGAACGCCGCGCGGTCAATCAAACGCGGGGCATTATTTTGACGCATAAAGGCCGCGTCATTCACGCGCTTTTTCACGCCAATTGCGGCGGCCACACCCAGACGGCCGCGGATATACCGGACTGGCTTGGGGAACCTTATTTGCAGGCCGTGGCCGACACGCGCTCAGAGCCGCCTCAGTCCCCGTGGGCGACTGATTTATGGCTTAAAAGCCTGCCCGAGGCTTTTTGCGAGATCTCGGACCATGTCCATCCCTTATCTTTTCGATGGCTTTGGGTGATTAATTCCAGCGAGCTCGAGGAACGCCTCAACCGCATTCAAAAAATCGGCCGGCTTAAAAATATTCTCCAGTTAAAACGCGGCCCGGCCGGCTACCTGCATAATCTTCGCTTTATCGGCACCGACGGCGCGCTGACGATACGCAAAGAGCATGAAATCCGGCGCGTCTTGGCGATGGGCCTGGTGCGAAGCACCATGCTCGCCATGGATATGCGCCGCGACAAAAAAGGACGGCCTCAAGAGATTTATTTGTTCGGCGGAGGCTGGGGCCACGGCGTGGGTTTATGCCAGGGCGGAGCCGCCAATTTGGCGGAAACGGAAAACTACAATTACGAAAAGATTTTAAGGCACTACTACGCGGATGTCCGGCTGGAAACGCTTAAATGGGGGCGTTAA
- a CDS encoding type II toxin-antitoxin system RelE/ParE family toxin: MEAHGKPYRIEYYVTPEGESLVDEFFEGINETHQGKILRWFGYLKEQGPNLPRPYADVLEGKIRELRIAISHHQYRFLYFFHGKTIVITHGFLKKTDKVPQTEIERAKRYMADWIHCWSHKQGGDE, translated from the coding sequence ATGGAGGCACATGGAAAACCTTACCGGATTGAATACTACGTTACGCCAGAGGGCGAAAGTTTGGTTGATGAGTTTTTTGAGGGAATCAATGAAACGCACCAAGGCAAAATTCTCAGGTGGTTTGGCTACCTCAAGGAACAGGGGCCAAATCTGCCAAGACCTTATGCCGATGTCCTGGAGGGCAAAATACGGGAACTCAGAATTGCCATTAGCCATCATCAGTACCGCTTTCTCTATTTCTTTCATGGGAAGACCATTGTGATTACCCACGGATTCTTAAAAAAGACGGATAAGGTGCCTCAAACAGAAATCGAGCGGGCCAAGCGCTACATGGCCGACTGGATTCACTGCTGGAGCCACAAACAAGGGGGTGATGAATAA
- a CDS encoding helix-turn-helix domain-containing protein codes for MNNVKRVFKGRRFFDEHLKEALKNPKVNKAYDEADLPIRLAIEIARLREKKGLTQQELAKKIGTKQQVVSRIEKLGENFTIGTLQRIAHALDAHLFVSMR; via the coding sequence ATGAATAACGTGAAAAGAGTCTTTAAGGGCCGGCGCTTTTTTGATGAGCATCTCAAAGAAGCCCTCAAAAACCCCAAAGTCAATAAGGCGTACGACGAAGCCGATCTCCCCATTCGCTTGGCTATCGAGATTGCGAGGCTAAGAGAGAAAAAAGGGCTAACTCAACAGGAACTTGCTAAAAAGATTGGGACCAAACAGCAAGTGGTTTCCCGCATCGAGAAACTAGGGGAAAATTTCACCATAGGAACGCTTCAAAGAATCGCCCACGCTTTGGATGCCCATTTATTTGTCTCGATGAGATAA